The following proteins come from a genomic window of Elgaria multicarinata webbii isolate HBS135686 ecotype San Diego chromosome 10, rElgMul1.1.pri, whole genome shotgun sequence:
- the METTL14 gene encoding N6-adenosine-methyltransferase non-catalytic subunit → MNSRLQEIRERQKLRRQLLAQQLGAESADSIGAVLNSKDEQREIAETRETSRAAYDTSAPNTKRKFPDEGEADEEEIEEYKDEVELQQDEENLPYEEEIYKDSSTFLKGTQSLNPHNDYCQHFVDTGHRPQNFIRDVGLADRFEEYPKLRELIRLKDELISKSNTPPMYLQADLEAFELRELKSTFDVILLEPPLEEYYRETGITANEKCWTWDDIMKIDIEEIAASRSFAFLWCGSGEGLDLGRMCLRKWGYRRCEDICWIKTNKNNPGKTKTLDPKAVFQRTKEHCLMGIKGTVRRSTDGDFIHANVDIDLIITEEPEIGNIEKPVEIFHIIEHFCLGRRRLHLFGRDSTIRPGWLTVGPTLTNSNFNVETYTSYFTAPNSDLTGCTEEIERLRPKSPPPKDRGGGAPRGGGRGGISAGRGERGRERNRTNFRGDRGGFRGGRGGAHRGGFPPR, encoded by the exons ATGAACAGCCGCCTGCAGGAGATTAGAGAGCGACAGAAATTGCGCCGGCAGCTCCTGGCTCAGCAG TTGGGAGCTGAAAGTGCTGATAGCATTGGTGCAGTATTGAATAGCAAGGATGAGCAGAGGGAAATTGCTGAAACAAGAGAAACAAGCAG GGCTGCTTATGATACATCGGCACCAAATACCAAACGCAAATTTCCAGATGAAGGAGAAGCTGAtgaagaagaaatagaagaatatAAG GATGAAGTAGAACTTCAGCAAGATGAAGAGAATCTGCCATACGAAGAAGAAATTTACAAAGATTCCAGTACTTTTCTTAAG GGGACCCAAAGTTTAAATCCTCACAATGATTACTGCCAGCACTTTGTTGATACTGGACACAGACCTCAGAACTTCATCAGAGATGTGG GCTTAGCAGACAGGTTTGAAGAATATCCAAAGCTCCGGGAGCTCATCAGGCTGAAGGATGAGCTAATATCTAAATCTAACACTCCCCCTAT GTATTTACAAGCTGACTTGGAGGCTTTTGAACTTCGTGAACTCAAGTCCACGTTTGATGTGATTCTTTTGGAACCGCCGCTAGAAGAATACTACAGGGAGACTGGCATTACAGCTAATGAGAAGTGCTGGACTTGGGATGAT ATTATGAAAATAGACATCGAAGAAATTGCTGCCTCACGatcatttgcctttctttggTGTGGTTCTGGGGAGGGCCTGGATCTTGGCAGAATG TGTTTGCGCAAATGGGGTTATAGGAGATGTGAAGATATCTGTTggattaaaaccaataaaaacaatcCTGGGAAGACAAAGACTCTGGACCCTAAGGCCGTCTTTCAAAGAACAAAG GAACACTGCCTCATGGGCATCAAAGGAACAGTCCGCCGTAGTACAGATGGGGACTTTATCCATGCTAATGTTGATATTGACTTAATTATCACGGAAGAGCCAGAAATTGGCAACATAGAGAAACCTGTAGAAATATTTCACATTATTGAACATTTTTGTCTTGGGAGACGACGGCTTCACCTCTTTGGACGGGACAGTACAATCCGGCCAG GCTGGTTAACTGTGGGACCCACACTCACAAACAGTAACTTCAATGTAGAAACCTACACGTCCTACTTCACAGCTCCAAATTCTGACCTAACTGGCTGTACAGAAGAGATTGAGAGACTCCGGCCTAAATCCCCACCACCAAAAGATCGAGGAGGTGGCGCACCaaggggtggaggaagaggaggaatttcAGCTGGCCGAGGAgaaaggggcagagagagaaaccGAACAAATTTCCGGGGGGACAGAGGAGGGTTTCGGGGAGGACGGGGAGGTGCTCATCGGGGAGGCTTTCCTCCTCGCTGA